The Daucus carota subsp. sativus chromosome 7, DH1 v3.0, whole genome shotgun sequence genome window below encodes:
- the LOC108196096 gene encoding cinnamoyl-CoA reductase 1, whose protein sequence is MPTASGQVVCVTGAGGFIASWLVKLLLQKGYTVRGTVRNPADPKNGHLRELEGAEERLILCKADLLDYESLREAINGCDGVFHTASPVTDDPEQMVEPAVIGTKNVIVAAAEAKVRRVVFTSSIGAVYMSANRSPDEVIDESCWSDLEFCKNTRNWYCYGKAVAEQAAWEEAKQRGVDMVALNPVLVLGPVLQSTINASIVHILKYLTGSAKTYANSVQAYVHVKDVAAAHILLFENPSATGRYLCAESSLHRGDVVEILAKYFPEYPIPTKCSDQVKPRAKPLKFSNQKLKDLGFEFTPVKQCLYETVKSLQEKGHLPVPTQQQQDANVQPVQIQS, encoded by the exons ATGCCTACTGCTTCCGGTCAAGTTGTTTGCGTCACCGGCGCTGGCGGATTTATCGCTTCATGGTTGGTTAAGTTGCTTCTCCAGAAGGGCTATACTGTTCGAGGCACTGTCAGAAATCCAG CTGATCCGAAGAATGGTCATTTGAGAGAGCTTGAAGGAGCGGAGGAGAGATTAATATTATGCAAAGCTGATTTACTTGATTATGAAAGTTTGCGTGAAGCAATCAATGGATGCGATGGTGTTTTCCACACCGCATCTCCGGTCACTGATGATCCT GAACAAATGGTTGAACCAGCAGTAATTGGAACTAAGAATGTGATAGTTGCAGCTGCGGAGGCCAAAGTTCGTCGGGTTGTTTTTACTTCGTCTATTGGGGCAGTGTACATGTCCGCGAACAGGAGCCCTGATGAGGTCATTGATGAGAGTTGCTGGAGTGATCTTGAATTCTGCAAGAACACTAGG AACTGGTATTGCTATGGTAAAGCCGTGGCAGAGCAAGCGGCCTGGGAAGAGGCTAAGCAGAGAGGAGTAGACATGGTGGCACTTAATCCAGTTCTGGTGCTCGGACCAGTTCTGCAGTCAACTATTAATGCCAGCATTGTTCATATCCTCAAATACCTCACCGGCTcagccaagacttatgccaactcAGTTCAGGCCTATGTCCATGTTAAGGATGTTGCGGCTGCACACATTCTTCTCTTCGAGAATCCGTCTGCCACCGGACGCTACCTCTGTGCCGAGAGCTCGCTTCACCGTGGTGACGTTGTCGAAATTTTGGCAAAATATTTTCCAGAATATCCCATTCCTACCAA GTGTTCTGATCAAGTTAAGCCAAGAGCAAAACCACTGAAATTCTCAAACCAAAAGCTAAAGGATTTGGGGTTCGAGTTCACACCGGTGAAGCAATGCCTATATGAAACTGTGAAGAGTTTGCAGGAGAAAGGTCACCTCCCAGTCCCAACCCAGCAACAACAAGATGCTAATGTTCAACCCGTTCAAATCCAGTCTTAG
- the LOC108196094 gene encoding metal transporter Nramp1 isoform X1: MAGSASSQPQFMSSMNNMGNSSSNEPLMEDSDVNKIVVPERTSWKNLFAYMGPGFLVSIAYIDPGNFETDLQAGADHKFELLWIILVASIAALIIQSMAANLGVVTGKHLAEHCRTEYEKVPNFILWILAEIAIVACDIPEVIGTAFALNMLFHIPVWIGVLLTGLSTLVLLALQQYGVRKLEFLIAFLVFTIAGCFLAELGYAKPVASEVLYGLFVPQLKGSGSTLVAISLLGAMVMPHNLFLHSALVLSRKVPRSVKGIKEACRFYMIESGIALVVAFLINLSIIAVSGSVCSSPNLSPDDVKSCQDLTLNRASFLLRNVLGNWSSKLFAIALLASGQSSTITGTYAGQYVMQGFLDLRLKPWLRNLLTRSLAIVPSLIVALIGGSSGAGELIIITSMILSFELPFALVPLLKFTSSKTKMGLYANSIALAATTWIIGFLIMGINIYFLVDKLISVLVHSPLKVVGKVFCGILGFSGMLLYLAGIAYLIIRKNKEASHLLALTTPESRQMANEAGNASVYNLPRDDIVSMQLPQRTTTTDVD, translated from the exons ATGGCGGGCTCGGCTTCTTCACAACCGCAGTTTATGTCTAGCATGAACAATATGGGGAATTCTTCGTCAAATGAACCTCTCATGGAGGATTCTGATGTCAATAAAATTGTTGTTCCTGAG AGGACAAGCTGGAAGAATCTGTTTGCCTATATGGGACCAGGATTTTTGGTTTCTATTGCATATATTGATCCAGGAAATT TTGAAACAGATCTACAGGCTGGAGCAGATCACAAATTTGAG cttctctGGATCATACTAGTGGCTTCAATTGCTGCCTTAATTATCCAATCCATGGCAGCAAACCTAGGAGTTGTAACAG GCAAACATTTAGCAGAGCACTGTAGAACTGAATACGAAAAGGTGCCGAATTTCATTTTGTGGATTCTTGCTGAAATTGCCATAGTTGCGTGCGACATTCCTGAAG TGATAGGAACAGCATTTGCTTTGAACATGCTTTTTCATATACCAGTGTGGATTGGCGTTCTTCTCACAGGACTTAGCACATTGGTTCTACTAGCATTACAGCAATATGGG GTGAGGAAACTTGAGTTCCTGATTGCTTTCCTGGTATTTACAATTGCTGGATGCTTTCTAGCAGAGCTTGGATACGCAAAGCCAGTTGCTTCAGAAGTCTTATATGGACTTTTTGTTCCTCAACTCAAAGGAAGTGGTTCTACCCTTGTGGCAATTTCACTGCTTGGTGCCATGGTTATGCC CCACAATCTTTTCCTCCATTCAGCTCTAGTGCTTTCCAGAAAGGTACCAAGATCTGTGAAGGGCATAAAG GAGGCTTGCAGATTCTACATGATAGAAAGTGGAATTGCTCTGGTGGTGGCCTTTCTGATTAACTTGTCAATTATTGCAGTAAGTGGTTCAGTTTGCAGTTCTCCGAATTTGAGCCCAGATGATGTGAAGAGCTGTCAAGATTTGACTTTAAACAGAGCATCCTTTTTGCTTAGA AATGTTTTAGGCAATTGGAGCTCCAAACTTTTTGCAATTGCCTTGCTTGCCTCTGGGCAAAGTTCAACAATAACTGGAACTTATGCTGGCCAGTACGTAATGCAA GGATTTCTTGACTTACGACTGAAGCCATGGCTTAGGAATTTATTAACTCGAAGTTTGGCTATTGTCCCTAGTCTAATTGTTGCACTCATAGGTGGTTCATCTGGGGCAGGGGAGCTGATTATAATTACATCG ATGATCTTGTCATTTGAGCTCCCTTTTGCTCTTGTTCCACTTCTAAAGTTCACAAGCAGCAAGACAAAGATGGGGTTATATGCCAATTCTATTGCG CTCGCAGCAACTACCTGGATAATTGGCTTCCTAATAATGGGCATTAACATATATTTCCTGGTGGACAAGTTGATTAGTGTGCTAGTTCATAGCCCCCTGAAAGTCGTGGGCAAAGTATTTTGCGGAATATTAGGATTTTCAGGCATGCTGCTTTACTTGGCTGGGATTGCATATCTGATTATACGGAAAAACAAAGAAGCTTCACATCTTTTGGCACTAACAACACCAGAGAGTCGACAGATGGCTAACGAGGCAGGCAATGCATCAGTGTATAATTTGCCCAGAGATGACATAGTGAGCATGCAATTACCTCAGAGGACTACAACTACCGATGTCGACTAA
- the LOC108196094 gene encoding metal transporter Nramp1 isoform X2, producing the protein MAGSASSQPQFMSSMNNMGNSSSNEPLMEDSDVNKIVVPERTSWKNLFAYMGPGFLVSIAYIDPGNFETDLQAGADHKFELLWIILVASIAALIIQSMAANLGVVTGKHLAEHCRTEYEKVPNFILWILAEIAIVACDIPEVIGTAFALNMLFHIPVWIGVLLTGLSTLVLLALQQYGVRKLEFLIAFLVFTIAGCFLAELGYAKPVASEVLYGLFVPQLKGSGSTLVAISLLGAMVMPHNLFLHSALVLSRKVPRSVKGIKEACRFYMIESGIALVVAFLINLSIIAVSGSVCSSPNLSPDDVKSCQDLTLNRASFLLRNVLGNWSSKLFAIALLASGQSSTITGTYAGQYVMQGFLDLRLKPWLRNLLTRSLAIVPSLIVALIGGSSGAGELIIITSLAATTWIIGFLIMGINIYFLVDKLISVLVHSPLKVVGKVFCGILGFSGMLLYLAGIAYLIIRKNKEASHLLALTTPESRQMANEAGNASVYNLPRDDIVSMQLPQRTTTTDVD; encoded by the exons ATGGCGGGCTCGGCTTCTTCACAACCGCAGTTTATGTCTAGCATGAACAATATGGGGAATTCTTCGTCAAATGAACCTCTCATGGAGGATTCTGATGTCAATAAAATTGTTGTTCCTGAG AGGACAAGCTGGAAGAATCTGTTTGCCTATATGGGACCAGGATTTTTGGTTTCTATTGCATATATTGATCCAGGAAATT TTGAAACAGATCTACAGGCTGGAGCAGATCACAAATTTGAG cttctctGGATCATACTAGTGGCTTCAATTGCTGCCTTAATTATCCAATCCATGGCAGCAAACCTAGGAGTTGTAACAG GCAAACATTTAGCAGAGCACTGTAGAACTGAATACGAAAAGGTGCCGAATTTCATTTTGTGGATTCTTGCTGAAATTGCCATAGTTGCGTGCGACATTCCTGAAG TGATAGGAACAGCATTTGCTTTGAACATGCTTTTTCATATACCAGTGTGGATTGGCGTTCTTCTCACAGGACTTAGCACATTGGTTCTACTAGCATTACAGCAATATGGG GTGAGGAAACTTGAGTTCCTGATTGCTTTCCTGGTATTTACAATTGCTGGATGCTTTCTAGCAGAGCTTGGATACGCAAAGCCAGTTGCTTCAGAAGTCTTATATGGACTTTTTGTTCCTCAACTCAAAGGAAGTGGTTCTACCCTTGTGGCAATTTCACTGCTTGGTGCCATGGTTATGCC CCACAATCTTTTCCTCCATTCAGCTCTAGTGCTTTCCAGAAAGGTACCAAGATCTGTGAAGGGCATAAAG GAGGCTTGCAGATTCTACATGATAGAAAGTGGAATTGCTCTGGTGGTGGCCTTTCTGATTAACTTGTCAATTATTGCAGTAAGTGGTTCAGTTTGCAGTTCTCCGAATTTGAGCCCAGATGATGTGAAGAGCTGTCAAGATTTGACTTTAAACAGAGCATCCTTTTTGCTTAGA AATGTTTTAGGCAATTGGAGCTCCAAACTTTTTGCAATTGCCTTGCTTGCCTCTGGGCAAAGTTCAACAATAACTGGAACTTATGCTGGCCAGTACGTAATGCAA GGATTTCTTGACTTACGACTGAAGCCATGGCTTAGGAATTTATTAACTCGAAGTTTGGCTATTGTCCCTAGTCTAATTGTTGCACTCATAGGTGGTTCATCTGGGGCAGGGGAGCTGATTATAATTACATCG CTCGCAGCAACTACCTGGATAATTGGCTTCCTAATAATGGGCATTAACATATATTTCCTGGTGGACAAGTTGATTAGTGTGCTAGTTCATAGCCCCCTGAAAGTCGTGGGCAAAGTATTTTGCGGAATATTAGGATTTTCAGGCATGCTGCTTTACTTGGCTGGGATTGCATATCTGATTATACGGAAAAACAAAGAAGCTTCACATCTTTTGGCACTAACAACACCAGAGAGTCGACAGATGGCTAACGAGGCAGGCAATGCATCAGTGTATAATTTGCCCAGAGATGACATAGTGAGCATGCAATTACCTCAGAGGACTACAACTACCGATGTCGACTAA